A single region of the Corallococcus macrosporus genome encodes:
- a CDS encoding cache domain-containing protein: MSLFFKLGAATAAILCFSIALIVLLNYAKFETTLGELQRSRLRVLALDAKASTEAAIDLGLALPAARDAQQIVTRVSDMDPDIRGVVILDRRGTVLFQSGLHATTHLPGSARERAVWFEEAAASRDGTWNRTDSTALLVGAPILNPFSQPVGFVLIAYDRRALDARASAFLHTFARQALWPLGCGFTLVCALMWGLLKPMGQRFQAMEKTFRGMEGPEHTAPADEELRAFDARYRDASQALTRAEKSLEGT, from the coding sequence ATGAGTCTGTTCTTCAAGCTGGGGGCCGCGACCGCTGCCATCCTGTGCTTCTCCATCGCGCTGATCGTCCTGCTCAACTACGCCAAGTTCGAGACGACGCTCGGCGAGCTGCAGCGCTCGCGGCTGCGGGTGCTCGCGCTGGACGCGAAGGCCTCCACGGAGGCGGCCATCGACCTGGGCCTGGCCCTGCCCGCAGCGCGGGACGCTCAGCAGATCGTCACCCGGGTCTCCGACATGGATCCGGACATCCGCGGCGTCGTCATCCTCGACCGCCGGGGCACCGTGCTGTTCCAGAGCGGGCTGCACGCCACCACCCATCTTCCCGGCTCCGCCCGCGAGCGCGCGGTCTGGTTCGAGGAGGCCGCCGCTTCACGCGACGGCACCTGGAACCGCACGGACAGCACGGCGCTGCTGGTGGGGGCGCCCATCCTCAACCCCTTCAGCCAGCCCGTGGGGTTCGTGCTCATCGCCTATGACCGCCGGGCGCTGGACGCGCGGGCGAGCGCCTTCCTCCACACCTTCGCCCGGCAGGCGCTGTGGCCGCTGGGCTGCGGCTTCACGCTGGTCTGCGCCCTGATGTGGGGCCTGCTCAAGCCCATGGGCCAGCGGTTCCAGGCCATGGAGAAGACCTTCCGCGGCATGGAGGGCCCGGAGCACACGGCCCCGGCCGATGAAGAACTGCGCGCGTTCGATGCGCGCTACCGGGACGCCTCCCAGGCACTGACCCGCGCGGAGAAGTCCCTGGAGGGCACATGA